GTTAGGCATGTATCAAAAGGTTCTGCTAAATAATTGGCAAACTAATTTCATATGGAAAAGGAAAGACTAGTTCCTAAGTCAATGCTAATCGTTGTCTGATTATGATTCATTATATATTAATATCCAGTTTATTGCGTATTCTGGCTCTAAATAATCATCCAGTTTACTCTTCATGCATGGGAGGACGAACATGATGTTCCGCATTTCTTGTGGAACAcagtttatacattttttccccctAGATTCtcttaaacaaaaacacattgaccTTCATGACAGACATCTGATAGTATTAAGTATTTTATCACATGACTACTTGTAAAGACCCGATTGGTTGGTCTCTCGGGAGCAAGTTGGAAAATGTGGACTGTTGTCTGGAATGACAGATCACTTCCTCTTGGTGACGACCagatgagacacagagagaactgAGCTTCCTCCTGTGTGGTTCACACACGGCCTCCTTACACCGTGTGGCCAGGAACCCTCCAACCAGCCAGCCACCGAAAACACAGCGGCAGCACTCCGAGGCCCTATTCATTACAGCGGACCATTAATGGTCCATTAACAAGCTTTCTGGCCTCTCCACTCCCGCCTCATCTGAGGTAGAAGGCATTCAATGAGAAGACAACTGAATCCCCCACGTGGCTGTGAAAATGAGAAtgcctttttttccccttctgcAATTTTCAACCAGTTCGGTAAATGCGGACACATTTTGGCCTCATAGCACACTCCACCAGAAAACTAGAACTTGTGCTTGTTGTCGACACTGAAAAAGGTTCTCTCCCTGAGCCTGTCTTTTATTAGTCATGGAGCCGGTGGGGAagtacaatacaaaatgtttataatgaCCTCATTGTTTCTCAAGGTAGGACACCAACATATGTTATTGAATAGGCCTGTAATTATTGCAGTGTCTGTAATGTCTGTTGCCCACACATAGCTTACCGTCTTGGGAACATTTTCTATTATTAGCAACCTCCAACACCAAGTTAGGAATTTAAAATAGGCCACCATCACTGTAAAGGCTTTCTTCTGTTTTACTGGTGAATGTCCAAATCGCATTTCTATTGTAGGCACTTTGATTCTAGTAAAACTCTGATTAGTCATTAGTCCTTTGTAATTAGAATGCAAGACAGATTCAGCTTCGATCTAGTCTTAGGCAACTAAACAAGCACATTTGTGAGAAGTAATAATCCTCTATTTTGAATAAGCCCAACACTGATAAGTGACGAGAGTAGGTCAGAGGACAGATGTGGAAGAGGCGCTCAAGCGGGAGTGTCTGTTTCTGGCCTTGTAAACCAAGGTTAATTACTACACAACTGCCTTCTTTCAAAGAACGTGTCCTTGCGCTGGCTGACGGCTCAAGTCTTTTACAGGAATGCATTCACAGGCAGAGTACCTGGACACTGGTGCGAGGTCCAACACTTCTCAACCCAGCTCTGTGTATTCTGAATACGAAAAGGCAGCAGCGCTCTCATCTCTCTTGTTTTTTCTCCCCTTTCATCCAACAGGAGTACGAGCCCACAATTTACTATCCCAAACGTACCCCTCACACCATTCACCAGGACTTCACGGTTCAGTGCGAGAAGATGGACATCCCGTTCCTGTCCTATCTCCCGACAGAGGTTAGCAACATCAAACAGGAATGTGCATgtatagccccccccccccctcgccccGAAAAAGACACCCCAAAAATAAACTGGACGATCGGCAGGCGGAACTGATTCACGCGCGGGCACCTCCCGGCTGTGTTTGGCAGCTGTCGGCATGAGGCTCTTTAACGGGTTGCTCGTCGCAGTGTTAAGCTGCAGCCGTCGTGTCGTTCACCGTTTGAAGCGTGGTTTTGCTGTGGTCGTGTGTGCAGGTGCAGTTGATTAACGACGCCTACAACTTGGTGATCGACGCCATCCTCGGACCAGAGACTGACCACACAGACGTCAAGGAGCCTTACGCCGGCATCCTGGTCACCCTGAAGCAGGTGAAGATTCCCATTGCCAGCGTGGACATGCCCTCAGGTAACACCGTCGGCATTTTGCACATCCAACATGCACCGGTGGTGCACAGATGGACAGAAAAATAAGCCGAGGCAGGGTTGAGCTCAACATGAAGGCCTAAAGTCCACCTCATCAAGAAGACCTGAGACCATAAACCATGTAGCCCAGTGTACTGTTGAACTTCCATCTGGATCTGCTCATTATATCATAGATATATCATTCCCTCTCTTTGGAATGCTCCTGTAAGATCTAAAAAGCTTAAAGTGAAGGTAGAAGTAGGAAACAGAATAACATGTTCCATCTCTCCGTGATGACATTTACCTAGTACAAGTCAACAGACTAGTTTCTCTGTTAGTGGAGGTTAAAACTAAGTGGTGATAATAATTGGTCTGTTTTTGAAAGGTTGGGATGTGGACCAGGCGACCTCCGATGGAATCAATCCAGAGGTCCTCATCTCGCTGATGGCACCAAAGAGATGCGCCACCAGTTTCACGGGGAAGCACTACTTGGCGGGGCGCTTCTTGCCTTATGACATCCAGAAGAAATACGATCTGAACCTGCCAGAATACCCAGGGACAGACTGTCTTATAGAACTGTAACATCTACTTTatactccccctcccccccaccacgTCCTAATTTTAGATCTAGGGATCACATAGTCACGTTTTGTATTTTATAGATTGTTACTGTGCTTTATTGTTTATAGGGTATCTCTCCAATGGCTATATACTGGAGCAGGTTCCGCCTTAGCCAGAATTCACTCTGTCTGCTCTAATACTATAGAAATATGATATGTAGAATGTGCTGTGGGTCTGAGATGTCTGTTTTGGAAATGGTTTGAGGAGTTTCCATGTGTTCCAGCTTTCACCTTTTTTGATTTCTTGTTTGCCAAGTACAGAGATGTCCTTCCTCCGTCACCAGAAACTACAATTTGTTTAGGATCTTTATCACATTGTTCTTATtgaataattcattattttcaactgTTGGTCCTTGTAATACTTATTGATTGTATACTGCAGTGTAAAGTTAACTCTGTCCAATAAAATGCCATTTAACAATTGTTTTGAGTGCTATGGGAAAATTGGTAGAAACACCGCTGACAAGTTTAAAGGTAAGCTTTTCAACTTCCAC
The nucleotide sequence above comes from Esox lucius isolate fEsoLuc1 chromosome 8, fEsoLuc1.pri, whole genome shotgun sequence. Encoded proteins:
- the yjefn3 gene encoding yjeF N-terminal domain-containing protein 3; this translates as MNHSSTEPTETIEPLRYLSKVEVAAIETELLRDYRFGQQQLIEIWGHACAIAITKAFPLTSLGKKQPTVLVVCGPDQNGSIGLVCARHLRIFEYEPTIYYPKRTPHTIHQDFTVQCEKMDIPFLSYLPTEVQLINDAYNLVIDAILGPETDHTDVKEPYAGILVTLKQVKIPIASVDMPSGWDVDQATSDGINPEVLISLMAPKRCATSFTGKHYLAGRFLPYDIQKKYDLNLPEYPGTDCLIEL